The Apium graveolens cultivar Ventura chromosome 6, ASM990537v1, whole genome shotgun sequence genome contains a region encoding:
- the LOC141666138 gene encoding putative pectinesterase/pectinesterase inhibitor 41 produces MLALDHLDLEDIKVLRERSLHKMKKMVEKRRQGVSLGYGEYMEIYVLKVFFSVVKASDRVVCQFYCENWPFKQSSLPNNNNAKVHGYGRSSFTNSLSTARTFLSLTQKFLQRSSGLTTGAIAGLKDCSLLAELNVDYILESSTIIKQAQTLFVSQADTVHTLMISILTNTQTCLDGLEEIASSWSLKDRVYVPLVNATMFYSVSLSLFQTGWVPTTKRVLSRTPKRRGAFAHVRFPFKTSDKNKEILQKIGRRHLLQDDNDYIIVSNIVIVSQDGTGDFTTINDALTLAPNKTIASDGYFVIYVIIGVYEEYVSIPNNNKYIMMIGDGINQTVITGNHSTADGLATFNSAIFAVVGQGFIAVNITFWNTTGAVNHQAVTMRSRADMSTFYSCSFEGYQDTLYPHSNRQFYTECDIYGTVDFIFGNGAAVLQDCNIYPHKFKLYILQVMKERAKNRVDDLQGMFCDLKLARKESRTNDVALLEEQVNQMLGEWQSDIVFTLVQSGVCAAFSRVSFLKNGESAATPNSKVDGSKLCKLEYLNEGITRFLQQLRYYQKGYDEPTDAAGEVALSNAEKTVLKES; encoded by the exons ATGTTAGCTCTAGATCATCTCGATTTGGAGGATATCAAGGTTTTGAGAGAGCGGAGTTTACATAAGATGAAGAAAATGGTCGAGAAGAGGCGACAAGGAGTTTCGTTAGGTTATGGAGAGTACATGGAGATTTATGTCTTGAAGGTGTTCTTTTCTGTTGTTAAAGCCAGTGATCGCGTTGTTTGCCAATTTTATTGTGAAAATTGGCCTTTCAAG CAATCTTCTCTTCCGAATAACAACAACGCCAAAGTGCATGGCTATGGGCGCTCATCCTTCACCAACTCCTTATCAACTGCTCGTACATTTTTGTCATTGACACAAAAATTTCTTCAGCGAAGCTCTGGTTTGACAACCGGAGCTATTGCTGGTCTTAAAGATTGTAGTTTACTAGCTGAGCTTAACGTTGATTATATATTAGAGTCTTCCACAATAATCAAGCAAGCTCAGACCTTATTTGTTTCTCAAGCAGACACTGTTCATACATTAATGATATCTATTTTAACCAATACACAAACTTGTTTAGACGGGCTTGAAGAAATTGCTTCTTCTTGGAGTTTGAAAGATAGAGTATATGTTCCTCTTGTTAATGCAACTATGTTTTATAGTGTTTCTTTATCTCTTTTCCAAACAGGCTGGGTTCCAACTACAAAAAGAGTTTTATCTCGTACTCCTAAGAGGAGAGGAGCATTTGCACACGTTAGATTCCCCTTTAAAACATCTgacaaaaataaagaaattctTCAAAAGATAGGTCGCAGACATCTTCTACAAGATGATAATGATTATATAATAGTGAGTAACATTGTTATCGTGAGTCAAGATGGAACAGGGGACTTTACAACCATCAATGACGCCTTAACTTTGGCTCCCAACAAAACTATAGCTAGTGATGGCTACTTTGTGATATATGTCATAATTGGGGTCTATGAAGAATATGTGTCCATTCCAAATAATAACAAGTACATTATGATGATTGGTGATGGAATTAACCAGACAGTAATCACTGGCAACCATAGTACTGCTGATGGTTTGGCAACTTTTAACTCTGCAATATTTG CTGTAGTGGGACAGGGATTCATAGCAGTAAATATAACATTCTGGAACACAACAGGGGCAGTAAATCACCAGGCAGTTACAATGCGAAGTAGGGCAGATATGTCAACATTCTATAGCTGCAGCTTTGAAGGGTATCAAGATACCCTGTATCCCCACTCCAATAGGCAATTCTACACAGAATGTGACATATATGGCACAGTCGACTTTATATTTGGCAACGGAGCCGCTGTGCTACAAGATTGCAACATCTATCCACATAAATTTAAAT TGTATATTCTACAGGTGATGAAAGAAAGAGCAAAGAATAGAGTGGATGATCTACAAGGTATGTTCTGTGATCTTAAATTAGCTAGAAAAGAGAGTCGTACTAATGATGTTGCTTTATTAGAAGAACAAGTTAATCAGATGCTTGGAGAGTGGCAATCT GATATTGTATTTACCCTTGTGCAATCTGGTGTTTGTGCTGCATTTAGTCgag TTTCGTTCTTGAAAAATGGCGAATCTGCTGCAACCCCAAATTCCAAAGTTGACGGCTCCAAATTATGCAAACTAGAGTATTTAAATGAAGGTATTACTCGGTTCCTACAACAATTAAGATATTATCAAAAGGGGTATGACGAGCCCACAGATGCAGCCGGTGAAGTAGCCCTTTCAAATGCTGAGAAGACGGTGTTAAAGGAGTcttga